A genomic stretch from Falco naumanni isolate bFalNau1 chromosome 8, bFalNau1.pat, whole genome shotgun sequence includes:
- the LOC121093161 gene encoding inducible T-cell costimulator-like, which produces MKSVAVTFWVLCFQFEALYGVDSCSSRPCKNIDQPHVSDPQVMVEFENGNFKFTFPNPKNVSEFSMTLFKGNEKKEICALHLSEEKVIPKSNVTYCQTEHSNSSTSFILKNLESKHIDIYTYCLEMFLPPPYIECRLKETYLYIQDKEDCISLGFMSWIIIGLIMFAMISCVCCVIACCLRNKNQRCESNSHEYNSEYMPMAAVNVAKKTRI; this is translated from the exons ATGAAGTCGGTTGCTGTAACTTTCTGGGTCCTCTGCTTTCAGTTTGAAGCCCTGTACG gagTTGATAGCTGCTCATCAAGACCATGCAAAAATATAG atcAGCCTCATGTCTCTGACCCCCAGGTGATGGTGGAATTTGAAAATGGAAACTTCAAGTTCACATTCCCCAACCCCAAAAATGTGAGTGAGTTCAGCATGACCCTCTTTAAAGGGAATGAAAAGAAGGAGATCTGTGCACTCCATTTGAGTGAAGAGAAAGTTATCCCCAAGAGTAATGTCACTTACTGTCAGACAGAGCATTCAAATAGCAGCACCAGTTTCATTCttaaaaatctggaaagcaAGCATATTGACATTTATACCTACTGCCTGGAGATGTTCTTACCCCCTCCTTACATAGAATGCCGGCTGAAAGAAACCTATTTGTATATCCAAG ACAAGGAAGACTGCATTTCACTGGGATTCATGTCATGGATAATTATTGGCCTGATCATGTTTGCCATGATTTCCTGTGTCTGCTGTGTCATAGCCTGTTGCTTAAGGAATAAG AATCAGCGGTGTGAATCCAACTCCCATGAGTACAACAGTGAATACATGCCCATGGCAGCAGTGAATGTAGCTAAAAAAACAAGAATCTGA